CTTCAAATAAGTATTCGTTTATCTTTCTTGGGCTACCGTGTACCAATAGTAAATTGAGCTTGTCCTCGTTCAACTGAAATTCTACTTTGATATGTGCCGGAAGTGTACGCAAATAGGCTCTTTCTTCATCTTTCATAATAGAGTTGGTAAAGGAAATAGATACGCTGCCATTGCCTTTTTCACTATCGGTTTTATAAGCACATCCGCAATCATTGCTCATACGCCCGATGCCAAAATCATAATTCCCTGCAATGGTTGGTATTTTCCTTTTACGGATTTCGTTCACTACTTCATTTGCCCAAATGTTATAGCCTACCAAATCGCCTAAGCAATAAATACTGTCGGGATTTCTTTTTTCTACATCTTCAAAAAATGCCTCTAATGCAGGTAGATTGGCGTGAATGTCACTGAATAATGCAATTTTCATTTTATCTTATTTTTATGATTATACGATTAACAACATCCCGAATTTGGTGTACAACAAGCGGCACTGTTTAGCTCTGACAGCTTTACTTTTTGTTTCTCTGTTGGAATACCGCAAGCATCCTGAGCAAGACAAGCCGTTGTTTTACTTTTCAGTACGAATATTTTTCCGTTGAAATCCAAATCATATTTTCCGATAGTATCACTTTGATATTCTACTTCTATTTCGGCATCTTCAATCCCTAATTTTTCTTCAGATAGTTTGATGATGTTTAATAATTTGGTTGGCTTTAATCTGTGTTCAAAATCGTTAGCATTCCATAATTGGAAATTGACAACTTTTTCATTTCTGATTGTTCCGCCACAATCAATAAAATTCTTATTGATTTGTCCCACTTCGGTAACGTGGAAATGTTCGGGAACAAACGTTCCGTTCTCTAACTGAAATTCAACATTCTCTAATGTTGGCAAGATTTCTTTGATTTTTGATAGTTTCATATTAACTGAATTTTAAGTGGCACATTAAATGATATATTGCAATATAACGATATTGGATATTAAAAAAATGCTATGAACAGCACTTGGTTACTTTTACCTCCTGATTGAAAAACGCATTAAATTCCTGTTGAATTTCATTCCATACTTTTTCATCAATACAATAGCAAACAGATTTTCCCTCAATCGTACCCTGAACGATACCAATGTTTTTTAATTCCTTTAGATGTTGTGAAATGGTTGCCTGTGCCAACCCTAATTCCTCAACCAAATCGTTACAGATGCAGGCATCTTGATTGATGATATATTGAAGTATGGCAATCCTTGCAGGATGTGCCAAAACCTTAAACTGAGAAGCCAACTTATTCTGTTGGTCTGTAAATATTTCTGATTTAGTAAGTCCCATAGTTTACATTTTTACATCGCAATATTACGATAATAAATTTTAAGCACAAAATAGTTTGTGAAAATTTATGTTCCAATACCAATTCTTTACAAATCTTCATTTCGATTTTCAGCTACAAATAGTAAAACACTGCCTTTCAAAGCCAAACCCTGCCACTTCTTCAAAGGGGCTTATCTACTGCTATAATTTTAGGCTTCAAGCAAAATTCTAAACAAAAATTATAGTATGGATACACAGCAAAAAGACCTATCGTATTTCAGGTTACGATTACAAGAATTATTAAACACCAGCTTCCCCGAAAAAGCAAATGACCAAAAATTTATTGAGCAACGTTCTTCGTGGGCTACCAATGCCTACGAGGGGGCTTTTAGTTCGGGAAACGCTATTGAGCAATGCAA
The genomic region above belongs to Chitinophaga sp. 180180018-3 and contains:
- a CDS encoding DUF6428 family protein → MKLSKIKEILPTLENVEFQLENGTFVPEHFHVTEVGQINKNFIDCGGTIRNEKVVNFQLWNANDFEHRLKPTKLLNIIKLSEEKLGIEDAEIEVEYQSDTIGKYDLDFNGKIFVLKSKTTACLAQDACGIPTEKQKVKLSELNSAACCTPNSGCC
- a CDS encoding metalloregulator ArsR/SmtB family transcription factor is translated as MGLTKSEIFTDQQNKLASQFKVLAHPARIAILQYIINQDACICNDLVEELGLAQATISQHLKELKNIGIVQGTIEGKSVCYCIDEKVWNEIQQEFNAFFNQEVKVTKCCS
- a CDS encoding metallophosphoesterase family protein; translation: MKIALFSDIHANLPALEAFFEDVEKRNPDSIYCLGDLVGYNIWANEVVNEIRKRKIPTIAGNYDFGIGRMSNDCGCAYKTDSEKGNGSVSISFTNSIMKDEERAYLRTLPAHIKVEFQLNEDKLNLLLVHGSPRKINEYLFEEREEKSMLRIMEQADADIMCFGHTHKPYHRILNSGIDGQNHFRHAINIGSVGKPKDSDVRGGYVILTINEQSSVLDKDSISVEFIRFDYDIERAAKAVEESILPNEYAENLRRGY